One Pseudomonas sp. C27(2019) DNA window includes the following coding sequences:
- a CDS encoding SDR family oxidoreductase yields the protein MNANRLLLTGSTGFVGGAIQQRILVDEQYDLTIAVRREVGAPSTVHAVQVADLTAQTDWTDALQGIDVVIHSAARVHVMNETSADPLAEFRKVNVEGTLALARQAVAAGVKRFVFVSSIKVNGEGTTLGQPYTADAAVNPSDPYGVSKYEAEQALLALAQETGLEVAIVRPVLVYGPGVKANFRSMMKWVQRGVPLPLGSIHNKRSLVALDNLVDLILTCVEHPGAINQVFLASDGNDLSTTQMLQQLGVALGKPARLLPVPMSWLNLAFSLLGKRDFTQRLCGSLQVDIAKNEQLLGWTPPVSVEEAMGKTAAAYLAET from the coding sequence ATTAACGCTAACAGGCTGCTTTTAACAGGCTCTACTGGCTTTGTAGGCGGCGCAATACAACAACGTATTCTCGTTGATGAACAGTACGACTTAACCATTGCAGTGCGCCGTGAGGTTGGTGCACCAAGCACTGTGCACGCTGTACAAGTCGCTGATTTAACTGCCCAAACTGATTGGACTGATGCGCTGCAAGGTATTGATGTGGTGATTCATTCAGCTGCGCGCGTGCATGTGATGAATGAAACCTCTGCTGATCCTTTAGCTGAGTTTCGCAAAGTGAATGTTGAAGGTACCTTAGCATTAGCACGGCAGGCTGTTGCTGCTGGTGTTAAGCGCTTTGTATTTGTTAGCTCTATCAAGGTCAACGGTGAGGGCACAACTCTCGGACAACCTTATACTGCAGATGCTGCAGTAAACCCAAGTGATCCCTATGGGGTTTCTAAATATGAGGCGGAGCAGGCGCTGTTGGCGTTAGCGCAAGAAACCGGTTTAGAGGTGGCTATTGTACGGCCTGTTTTGGTGTATGGCCCAGGCGTAAAGGCCAATTTTCGCAGCATGATGAAGTGGGTGCAGCGCGGCGTACCTTTGCCTTTGGGTTCCATCCACAATAAGCGTAGTCTGGTTGCGTTGGATAACTTGGTTGATTTGATTTTGACCTGTGTTGAGCATCCTGGGGCTATTAATCAAGTGTTTTTGGCCAGTGATGGTAACGACTTATCAACCACGCAAATGTTGCAGCAACTGGGTGTGGCGCTGGGTAAACCTGCGCGCTTGTTACCTGTACCTATGAGTTGGTTGAATTTAGCTTTTAGCTTGCTGGGCAAAAGAGATTTTACTCAACGCTTATGTGGTTCGTTGCAGGTGGATATTGCTAAAAATGAGCAGTTACTGGGCTGGACACCGCCTGTGTCTGTTGAAGAGGCCATGGGTAAAACGGCTGCGGCGTATTTGGCAGAGACTTAG
- a CDS encoding glycosyltransferase family 4 protein translates to MDKKKILFIVNEPWFFLSHRLPIAVAAQEQGYTVCVATKAGETVSDISRMGFIHHEIPLSRSGSSVLSELSSLIAIWQLLRKVKPDVVHLVTIKPVLYGGIASRFTSVKKVVAAVSGLGTLFLAQGIKAEVKRKLGAGLYRLALRSKKTTVILQNPDDKQLLLDLGAVKPEQTVLIRGSGADLSAYQFLPEMLDGKPVVTFAARLLFDKGLAEYVAAVELLNSRGVEAVYQIVGDMDFGNPTSATEKDIQAWKVIPNLSVLGYQKDMAAVFKNSNLVVLPSYREGLPKVLIEAAACGRAVITTDVPGCRDAIEANKTGLLVAAKNIAELANAIELLVKDVELRVKMGIAGRKLAEEAFSIEQIIEQHLSIYQQVG, encoded by the coding sequence ATGGATAAAAAAAAGATTCTATTTATTGTAAATGAGCCTTGGTTTTTTTTATCCCACCGACTGCCCATTGCTGTAGCTGCTCAAGAGCAAGGGTATACAGTGTGTGTCGCGACTAAGGCGGGCGAGACAGTTTCAGATATTTCTAGAATGGGTTTTATCCATCATGAGATTCCATTATCGCGTAGCGGAAGTAGTGTGCTTAGTGAGCTTTCCAGTTTGATCGCTATTTGGCAGCTGCTAAGAAAGGTTAAGCCGGATGTTGTCCACTTAGTGACAATTAAGCCTGTTTTGTATGGTGGCATCGCCTCTCGTTTTACTTCAGTCAAAAAAGTAGTTGCTGCTGTGTCAGGTTTGGGCACTTTGTTTTTAGCCCAAGGCATTAAAGCTGAAGTGAAACGTAAATTAGGCGCTGGATTATATCGTTTAGCATTGCGCTCGAAAAAGACGACGGTCATTTTGCAAAACCCAGATGACAAGCAGCTGCTTTTGGATCTAGGGGCAGTTAAGCCAGAGCAAACAGTTTTAATTAGAGGCTCAGGTGCCGATTTGAGCGCCTACCAGTTTTTGCCCGAGATGCTAGATGGTAAACCTGTTGTAACATTTGCTGCGCGCTTGCTGTTTGATAAAGGCTTAGCTGAGTATGTTGCGGCTGTTGAGTTACTTAATAGTCGCGGTGTAGAGGCTGTTTATCAAATAGTTGGTGATATGGATTTTGGCAACCCTACAAGCGCGACGGAAAAGGATATACAAGCTTGGAAGGTCATACCTAACCTCAGTGTGTTGGGTTATCAGAAAGATATGGCAGCAGTTTTTAAAAACTCCAATCTTGTTGTTTTGCCATCGTACCGTGAAGGGCTGCCTAAGGTTTTGATTGAAGCTGCTGCTTGTGGGCGTGCAGTAATCACTACTGATGTACCTGGTTGCCGTGATGCTATTGAGGCAAATAAAACAGGCTTGTTGGTGGCAGCTAAAAATATTGCTGAGTTAGCGAATGCGATTGAGCTGCTGGTTAAGGATGTTGAGCTTAGAGTGAAAATGGGTATCGCAGGTCGTAAGCTGGCTGAAGAAGCGTTTTCTATTGAGCAGATTATTGAGCAGCATTTATCTATCTACCAACAGGTAGGCTAG
- a CDS encoding NAD-dependent epimerase/dehydratase family protein → MTVYDTLLKRLTREPKTWLVTGVAGFIGSNLLEHLLKLNQTVIGLDNFATGHQYNLDEVQGLVTPEQWAGFTFIEGDIRNLEDCQKACMGVDYVLHQAALGSVPRSIADPITTNAANITGFLNMLVAARDAQVTSFTYAASSSTYGDHPALPKVEENIGKPLSPYAVTKYVNELYADVFAKTYGFNCIGLRYFNVFGKRQDPNGAYAAVIPKWTAAMIQGEELFINGDGETSRDFCFIENTVQMNLLAATAPDEAKNEVYNVAVGDRTTLNDLFYALQSALAENGKPYANQPVYRDFRAGDVRHSQADISKAANKLGYAPEYRIMDGIAKAMPWYIKNVG, encoded by the coding sequence ATGACTGTTTACGACACATTATTGAAACGTCTGACCCGCGAGCCTAAAACTTGGCTTGTTACCGGTGTGGCTGGTTTTATTGGATCGAATTTGCTTGAGCACTTATTAAAGCTCAACCAGACCGTGATTGGCCTTGATAACTTTGCGACTGGGCATCAATACAATCTTGATGAAGTTCAAGGATTGGTCACGCCGGAGCAGTGGGCAGGCTTTACGTTTATTGAAGGTGACATCCGTAATTTAGAGGATTGTCAAAAAGCCTGTATGGGTGTGGATTATGTGCTGCATCAGGCAGCTTTAGGTTCGGTTCCGCGCTCGATTGCTGACCCGATCACCACTAATGCAGCCAACATTACTGGCTTTTTAAATATGCTTGTTGCTGCACGTGATGCACAGGTCACAAGCTTTACTTATGCAGCCAGCAGTTCGACTTATGGTGATCACCCTGCTTTACCTAAGGTTGAAGAAAACATTGGCAAGCCCTTATCACCTTATGCGGTGACTAAGTATGTGAATGAACTGTACGCCGATGTTTTCGCGAAAACCTATGGCTTTAACTGCATTGGTTTGCGCTATTTTAATGTCTTTGGAAAGCGCCAGGACCCTAATGGTGCCTACGCTGCAGTGATTCCAAAGTGGACGGCAGCAATGATTCAAGGCGAAGAGCTGTTTATCAATGGCGATGGCGAAACCAGTCGTGATTTTTGTTTTATTGAAAATACAGTGCAAATGAATTTACTGGCTGCCACTGCGCCTGATGAGGCGAAGAACGAAGTCTATAACGTGGCAGTGGGTGATCGCACGACGCTAAATGACTTGTTCTATGCATTACAGTCGGCATTAGCTGAGAACGGTAAACCCTATGCAAACCAGCCTGTGTACCGTGATTTCCGCGCCGGTGATGTACGCCATTCGCAAGCGGATATTAGTAAGGCAGCGAATAAACTTGGCTATGCGCCTGAGTACCGAATAATGGATGGAATTGCTAAGGCGATGCCTTGGTATATTAAAAATGTTGGTTAA
- the tviB gene encoding Vi polysaccharide biosynthesis UDP-N-acetylglucosamine C-6 dehydrogenase TviB — translation MFDLRKVNLAVIGLGYVGLPLAVEFGKKRTVVGFDINQPRIAALQAGHDSTLEVSDAEMAEAAQLSYTSNMDDLKDCNVFIVTVPTPIDDFKRPDLTPLIKASETIGKVLKKGDIVIYESTVYPGATEEDCVPVLERVSGLVFNQDFYAGYSPERINPGDKEHRVTNIKKVTAGSTPEIADIVDALYNEIITVGTHKAKSIRVAEAAKVIENTQRDVNIALINELALIFNKMGIDTEAVLEAAGTKWNFLPFRPGLVGGHCIGVDPYYLTHKAQSIGYHPEIILAGRRINDSMGQYVVSQLVKAMMKKRIQVQGARVLVMGLAFKENCPDLRNTRIVDIVTELKDYGVQADVFDPWVAVEEAQREYAITPISQPEAATYDAIILAVGHQQFKEMGAAEIRALGKSEHILYDLKYLLPAEESDLRL, via the coding sequence ATGTTTGATTTAAGAAAAGTAAACCTAGCCGTCATCGGCCTCGGCTACGTTGGTTTACCTTTAGCCGTTGAATTCGGTAAAAAGCGTACCGTAGTCGGCTTTGATATTAATCAGCCACGCATTGCTGCGCTGCAAGCCGGTCACGACAGTACTTTAGAAGTCAGTGATGCAGAGATGGCTGAAGCCGCTCAGCTTAGTTACACCTCGAATATGGACGACTTAAAAGACTGCAACGTTTTTATTGTTACCGTGCCAACGCCCATCGATGATTTTAAACGCCCAGATTTAACGCCTTTAATTAAAGCCTCTGAAACTATTGGCAAGGTGCTAAAAAAAGGCGACATCGTTATTTACGAGTCGACTGTGTATCCCGGCGCAACAGAAGAAGACTGTGTCCCCGTACTTGAGCGGGTATCGGGTTTGGTCTTTAACCAAGATTTTTATGCGGGCTACAGCCCAGAGCGTATTAATCCTGGTGATAAAGAACACCGTGTGACCAATATCAAAAAAGTCACTGCAGGTTCAACGCCAGAAATTGCCGATATTGTCGATGCGCTGTACAACGAGATCATCACTGTGGGCACACATAAGGCCAAAAGCATTCGAGTGGCTGAAGCGGCAAAGGTGATTGAAAACACTCAGCGTGATGTGAATATTGCTTTAATTAATGAGCTTGCGCTGATTTTTAATAAGATGGGTATTGATACTGAAGCTGTTTTAGAAGCTGCCGGTACCAAGTGGAACTTCTTGCCGTTCCGTCCAGGCTTAGTGGGCGGGCACTGTATTGGTGTTGATCCTTACTATCTAACGCACAAAGCGCAATCGATTGGCTATCACCCAGAGATCATCCTTGCTGGTCGTCGTATTAACGACAGCATGGGGCAGTACGTGGTGTCGCAGTTGGTTAAAGCCATGATGAAAAAGCGTATTCAAGTGCAAGGCGCGCGTGTGTTGGTGATGGGCTTAGCCTTTAAAGAAAACTGCCCCGACCTTCGCAATACTCGTATTGTAGATATTGTGACTGAGTTAAAAGATTACGGTGTGCAGGCGGATGTATTTGATCCATGGGTTGCTGTAGAAGAAGCTCAGCGTGAGTACGCAATCACACCAATCAGTCAGCCTGAAGCTGCGACCTATGATGCGATTATTTTAGCGGTTGGTCATCAGCAATTTAAAGAGATGGGCGCTGCCGAGATTCGCGCTTTGGGTAAGTCAGAGCATATTTTATATGACTTGAAGTACTTGCTGCCTGCTGAAGAAAGTGATTTGCGTTTATAA
- the asnB gene encoding asparagine synthase (glutamine-hydrolyzing), which translates to MSIIAGFTYNETDPGLCLTGVFNNFKNKNYFLNNVWSDKGSHIALGFSSSSSADKQPMESVCGRYVLVFNGKVYNQLILHNQLLNLGLNRSSQEFSDTEILSASISALGIDKTLLSIAGKFTIAVWDKKNKVLTLARDRMGEKPLYWGWSGDLLIFSSELAAIKAHPKFEGVVNRDALTLLLRHCYIPAPYSIYQGIEKLLPGHVLQIPLQGNLSKSKAASSKPYWSLNQLVEEGIAEPFNGTSEQAVNVLEAQLRESITEQTSDNNSFGAFLSGGVDSSVITALLQSQNDLPVKTFTLGFDEAGYNEAEHAKAVAKFLGTEHTELYIKPDDALDLIPHLPSIYAEPFADSSQIPTFLAQQLAKQYVSTVLSGDGGDELFGGYNRYIAAQKVWKPVQRMPKIIRHIAAGSLRSLSPNSWDRLFEYAKPILPKKLQLSIPGEKARKLSEVLMLSSGEEFYRQLTSHWTDPVSVVINAQEPITLLTDSAAWPKTDSLQHSMMAMDVQTYMVDDALVKVERAAMANSLDVRVPMLDHRVVDLAWKMPLNYKIRNGQGKWLLRQVLYRHVPKQLIERPKAGFGIPLASWLRGPLRDWAESLLNESRLQQEGYFYPAPIRAMWLEHLSGKKNWQYHLWNVLMFQAWLEVQ; encoded by the coding sequence ATGAGCATAATTGCTGGCTTTACTTATAACGAGACTGATCCTGGTTTATGCTTAACAGGTGTTTTTAATAATTTTAAAAATAAAAATTATTTTTTAAATAACGTATGGTCTGATAAAGGCTCACATATTGCCTTAGGTTTTTCTAGTTCATCTTCAGCTGATAAACAACCTATGGAGTCAGTCTGTGGGCGCTATGTTTTGGTATTTAATGGGAAAGTATATAACCAGCTAATATTGCATAACCAACTTTTAAATTTAGGGCTGAATAGATCTAGCCAAGAATTTTCTGATACTGAGATACTATCAGCAAGTATTTCTGCATTGGGTATAGATAAAACCTTACTCTCAATAGCAGGAAAATTTACTATTGCTGTGTGGGACAAAAAAAACAAAGTATTAACTCTAGCGCGAGATCGCATGGGTGAGAAACCTTTGTATTGGGGTTGGTCGGGTGACTTGCTTATTTTTTCTTCTGAGCTAGCAGCAATAAAAGCACATCCAAAGTTTGAAGGTGTTGTCAATCGTGATGCCTTAACGCTATTACTTCGTCACTGCTATATTCCAGCTCCTTACAGTATTTATCAAGGCATCGAAAAGCTCTTGCCTGGCCATGTTCTGCAAATTCCGCTCCAAGGTAATTTAAGCAAGTCAAAGGCCGCTTCATCTAAACCTTATTGGTCGCTGAATCAATTGGTTGAGGAAGGAATTGCTGAGCCTTTTAACGGCACATCTGAACAAGCAGTTAATGTGCTAGAAGCTCAACTAAGAGAAAGTATTACAGAGCAAACTTCTGATAATAATTCGTTTGGTGCTTTTTTAAGCGGTGGTGTTGATAGCTCTGTAATTACTGCATTGTTGCAATCTCAAAATGATCTCCCAGTAAAAACTTTTACTTTAGGTTTCGATGAGGCTGGTTATAACGAAGCAGAGCATGCAAAAGCTGTCGCAAAATTTTTGGGTACTGAGCATACCGAACTTTATATAAAGCCAGATGATGCGTTAGATTTAATCCCACATTTACCGAGTATCTATGCCGAGCCCTTCGCAGACAGTTCGCAAATACCAACCTTTCTAGCTCAACAGCTTGCTAAACAGTATGTTTCAACGGTCTTAAGTGGTGATGGCGGAGATGAACTGTTTGGTGGGTATAATCGTTATATCGCTGCGCAGAAAGTATGGAAGCCAGTACAACGCATGCCCAAAATTATTCGTCATATCGCTGCTGGGAGTTTACGCTCTTTATCACCTAATAGTTGGGACAGGCTATTTGAGTATGCAAAGCCAATACTGCCTAAAAAGCTACAGTTATCTATTCCAGGTGAAAAAGCGCGGAAATTGTCTGAAGTTTTAATGCTTTCAAGTGGGGAAGAATTTTACAGACAGCTTACTAGTCACTGGACTGATCCCGTCAGCGTGGTCATTAATGCACAAGAACCCATTACCTTATTAACTGACTCCGCAGCGTGGCCTAAGACAGATAGCCTTCAACATTCAATGATGGCCATGGATGTCCAAACTTATATGGTTGATGATGCTTTAGTGAAGGTTGAGCGTGCTGCTATGGCTAACAGTTTAGATGTGCGGGTGCCAATGCTCGATCATCGTGTGGTGGACCTAGCTTGGAAAATGCCTTTGAATTATAAAATTCGTAATGGGCAGGGTAAGTGGTTATTAAGGCAGGTGTTATACAGGCATGTACCTAAGCAACTTATTGAGCGCCCGAAAGCAGGGTTTGGTATACCGTTAGCAAGCTGGCTGCGTGGACCATTAAGGGATTGGGCAGAGTCTTTGTTGAATGAAAGTCGCTTACAGCAGGAGGGTTACTTTTATCCTGCTCCCATTCGAGCTATGTGGCTTGAACACTTAAGTGGCAAGAAAAATTGGCAGTATCATTTGTGGAATGTGCTTATGTTTCAAGCATGGTTAGAAGTGCAATAA
- a CDS encoding glycosyltransferase family 4 protein, whose protein sequence is MKVLLLSRYGPLGASSRVRFLQYLPYFSSQGIDMAVKPLFSDAYVQALYSGNSKWKEVVKGYFYRLFLLFTARKYDLVIIEKELFPFMPALAERFLRIIRVPYLVDYDDAIFHNYDRHKNPVVRRLLGKKIDTVMRLSSAVTVGNSYLAERANKAGAIKAEIIPTVIDAERYQCQREATPEVITVGWIGTPQTSRYLKPLLPVFESLQKKYSVRFVAIGANANDFVGTPVEAWPWTEITEVSSIQQLDIGIMPLTDSPWERGKCGYKLIQYMACAIPVVASPVGVNCEIVREGENGMLAGSIDEWSSALDAMLKAGPERLEEMGRVGRKSVDDWYSLNRQKSRFLEVMRESLKGSLS, encoded by the coding sequence ATGAAAGTATTACTACTGTCTCGATATGGACCGCTAGGCGCAAGCTCTAGAGTGCGTTTTCTTCAATATCTTCCTTACTTTAGTTCACAAGGTATAGATATGGCTGTTAAGCCTTTGTTTTCTGATGCTTATGTTCAGGCACTTTATAGTGGCAATAGTAAGTGGAAAGAAGTTGTTAAAGGTTACTTTTATCGTTTATTTTTGCTGTTTACTGCAAGGAAATATGATCTTGTAATCATTGAAAAAGAACTCTTTCCGTTTATGCCTGCTCTAGCAGAGAGATTTTTACGAATTATTAGGGTTCCATATTTAGTCGATTATGATGACGCGATTTTTCATAATTATGATCGCCATAAAAATCCAGTAGTAAGAAGACTACTCGGGAAAAAAATTGATACGGTAATGCGACTGTCGAGTGCTGTTACAGTTGGCAATAGTTATCTTGCCGAACGTGCCAATAAAGCTGGTGCGATCAAGGCTGAAATCATTCCTACAGTCATTGATGCAGAGCGCTATCAATGCCAGCGTGAAGCAACTCCTGAGGTCATTACAGTTGGTTGGATAGGTACGCCGCAAACTAGTCGTTATTTAAAGCCACTTCTGCCTGTATTTGAGTCACTACAAAAAAAATACTCTGTGCGCTTCGTTGCTATCGGAGCAAACGCAAATGACTTTGTGGGAACACCGGTAGAAGCTTGGCCCTGGACAGAAATTACTGAGGTTTCATCTATCCAGCAGCTCGATATTGGAATTATGCCGCTGACTGACTCGCCCTGGGAACGAGGTAAGTGTGGCTATAAACTCATTCAATATATGGCATGTGCTATTCCTGTTGTGGCTTCACCAGTTGGTGTTAACTGTGAAATTGTTAGAGAAGGTGAGAATGGAATGCTAGCTGGTTCTATTGATGAGTGGTCCAGTGCCCTGGATGCAATGCTGAAGGCAGGACCTGAGCGGCTTGAGGAAATGGGGCGTGTAGGACGTAAAAGTGTTGATGATTGGTACTCTTTAAATAGACAGAAGTCTAGGTTTTTAGAAGTGATGAGAGAAAGCTTAAAGGGCAGTTTATCATGA
- a CDS encoding glycosyltransferase family 2 protein, whose protein sequence is MIDIVIVNWNAGYQLKECLESVLNYNKSEVSSIVVVDNGSTDGSADAVDGMPNVTVIRTGENLGFGAACNIGAKAGQSPYLLFLNPDTRLEAESLTVPLTFMEQSENQSVGICGIQLIDEQQNVSRTCARFPTIKRLISSTLGLDKLPRLKGAGVHMNDWDHLSSAEVDHVIGAFYLIRRKIFEQVSGFDERFFVYLEDLDLSKTVKNAGWSSWYLTEAKAFHAGGGTSRQVKVHRLFYSLRSRLLYGFKHFPTWQAWLLVLVTLLIEPFTRSIWCLLSRDLVGVKHTWAAYRMLWGSLKYIIQGNGRYNP, encoded by the coding sequence ATGATTGATATTGTAATTGTAAACTGGAATGCTGGTTATCAGCTTAAAGAGTGCTTGGAGTCCGTGCTCAACTATAACAAGAGTGAAGTATCTAGCATTGTTGTGGTTGATAATGGTTCTACCGATGGCTCAGCTGATGCAGTTGATGGTATGCCAAATGTTACAGTTATTCGAACGGGTGAAAATCTAGGTTTCGGTGCTGCCTGTAATATTGGCGCTAAGGCAGGCCAGTCCCCTTATTTGTTATTTCTTAACCCTGATACACGACTTGAAGCTGAGTCTCTTACAGTACCTTTGACGTTCATGGAGCAGTCAGAAAATCAGAGTGTTGGGATTTGTGGTATTCAATTAATTGATGAGCAGCAAAACGTAAGCCGCACCTGTGCACGTTTTCCTACTATTAAACGCTTAATATCATCTACTTTAGGGTTGGATAAACTACCCCGTTTAAAGGGTGCCGGTGTTCACATGAACGATTGGGATCATTTATCTTCTGCTGAGGTTGATCATGTCATTGGTGCTTTTTACTTAATACGTCGTAAAATTTTTGAGCAGGTTAGCGGGTTTGATGAGCGTTTTTTTGTTTATCTTGAAGATCTTGATCTCTCAAAAACAGTAAAAAATGCAGGATGGTCTAGTTGGTACCTTACTGAAGCAAAAGCATTTCACGCGGGTGGCGGCACTTCTCGTCAGGTGAAAGTACATCGACTCTTTTACTCACTGCGAAGTCGTTTACTGTATGGCTTCAAGCACTTCCCTACGTGGCAAGCGTGGTTGCTGGTATTGGTTACCCTTCTCATTGAGCCTTTTACGCGCTCTATATGGTGTCTTTTAAGTCGTGACTTAGTCGGTGTTAAACATACATGGGCTGCATATCGGATGCTATGGGGCTCACTAAAATATATCATCCAAGGTAACGGTCGCTATAACCCATGA
- the rfbD gene encoding dTDP-4-dehydrorhamnose reductase — MFKVLVTGAKGQVGSELVKAAPAGFTVIGLGSNELDITNQQQVTAVMAQYKPDLIINAAAYTAVDKAESDIETAFAVNEKAVALLAQAAYDADIPLFHISTDYVFDGQASTPYKETDTVNPQSVYGASKLAGEQALERTHAKHIILRTSWVFGATGNNFVKTMLRLGKEREELSVVADQYGCPTSARSIAEVLWQLAEKYVAERTLPWGVYHFSNSPACTWYEFACEIFEQAVKAGVLERKPVVHPITTAEYPTPAKRPAWSVLDCGKIERAQSIALVQWSEEIIDIF, encoded by the coding sequence ATGTTTAAAGTTCTTGTTACAGGTGCAAAAGGCCAAGTGGGTAGTGAATTGGTTAAAGCTGCTCCTGCTGGGTTTACAGTGATTGGTTTGGGTTCTAACGAGTTAGATATTACTAATCAGCAGCAAGTAACTGCTGTAATGGCGCAATACAAGCCTGATTTGATTATTAATGCCGCGGCTTATACAGCAGTAGACAAAGCAGAAAGTGATATTGAAACAGCTTTTGCAGTGAATGAAAAAGCCGTTGCCTTGCTAGCTCAGGCTGCTTATGACGCAGATATCCCACTGTTCCATATATCAACTGACTACGTTTTTGATGGACAAGCTAGCACTCCTTATAAAGAAACTGACACTGTTAACCCACAAAGCGTTTATGGCGCAAGTAAGTTGGCTGGCGAACAAGCTTTAGAGCGCACCCACGCTAAGCATATTATTCTACGCACCAGCTGGGTGTTTGGTGCGACAGGTAATAACTTTGTAAAAACTATGTTGCGCTTAGGAAAAGAGCGTGAAGAGCTATCTGTGGTAGCCGATCAATATGGCTGCCCAACCAGCGCTAGAAGTATTGCAGAAGTTTTGTGGCAATTGGCTGAGAAATACGTGGCTGAGAGAACATTACCTTGGGGTGTTTACCATTTTAGTAATTCGCCTGCTTGCACTTGGTATGAGTTTGCTTGTGAGATCTTTGAGCAAGCGGTAAAAGCTGGAGTGTTGGAGCGAAAGCCTGTAGTGCATCCGATTACAACTGCTGAGTATCCGACACCTGCGAAGAGGCCGGCTTGGTCGGTTTTGGATTGTGGGAAGATTGAAAGAGCCCAAAGTATTGCCCTAGTTCAATGGTCAGAAGAAATAATTGATATTTTTTAA